The Nitrobacter hamburgensis X14 genome contains the following window.
CAAGATTCAGCACACCATGACGGAGTGTCCGGGCAATCCGCTCGGCGTGAAGGGTTGCGGCGAGGCCGGCGCGATCGGCGCATCGGCGGCCGTCATCAACGCCATCACCGACGCCATCGGCAACAACGATCTCGCGATGCCGGCATCGCCCGACCGCGTCTGGCACGCGATCCACGGCTGAACGCGGCAGGGAGACACGATCATGTATCAGACCACCTATCATCGCCCCGCCAGCATCGACGAAGCCGTTTCGCTGTTCGCCAAGGGTTCCGATGCGACTTATCTCGCCGGCGGCCATACGTTGCTGCCGGTGATGAAGCAGCGGCTTGCGGCTCCCTCCGACGTGATCGATCTTGCGCGGATCAAGGAATTGGTCGGCATTGAGGTGTCCGGCGACACGCTCACGATCAGGGCGGCGACGACCTATTACGACACCATGACCAATGCCGATGTGAAGAAAGCGATACCGGCGCTGGTGCATCTGACGTCGATGCTCGGCGATCCGGCGGTCCGTTACCGCGGCACCATCGGCGGATCGATCGCCAACAACGATCCGGCCGCCGACTATCCGGCCGCTGTTCTGGCTCTCGACGCGACCGTGAAGACCAACAAGCGATCGATCGAAGCCGACGATTTTTTCAAGGGACTGTTCACGACGGCGCTGCAGGATGGCGAGATCATCACCCAGGTCGCTTTCCCGATTCCGGCCAAGGCCGGCTATGCCAAGATGCGTCATCCCGCGTCGCGCTTCGCGCTGACGGGCGTATTCGTGGCGAAGACAAGGGCGGGCGACGTGCGGGTGGCCGCGACGGGCGCTTCGCAAAACGGTGTCATGCGGGTCGGTGCGATCGAGGCGGCGCTCGAGGCCGACTGGTCGGCGTCGGCGCTGGACGCGATCAGGATTCCGGATGCGGGCATGATCGCCGACATTCACGGGTCGGCGGCTTATCGCGCCAATCTCGTCAGGGTGATGGCCCAGCGCGCCGTCCAGCAGGCTGGTTGATCCGGGCGATCGAACCCCACGCATTATTTGGTCCGCGTTGATAGCGCGCCCTTGCGGCGCGCTGTTTTCGTTTTGCGACGATGCTATGCGTAAAAGATATATTGACAGTGTATCTTTATGGGGCGAGTATTCCTTCAAGTAAGGTCTTCTTACGCCGTCGGTTCTTAAGGACCGGCCGGACGCGGAGTTCATTCCGACGAAGCCATCAAGGGGCGACGACAGGAGCGGCCATGTGTCAGACAAGTGAA
Protein-coding sequences here:
- a CDS encoding FAD binding domain-containing protein, translating into MYQTTYHRPASIDEAVSLFAKGSDATYLAGGHTLLPVMKQRLAAPSDVIDLARIKELVGIEVSGDTLTIRAATTYYDTMTNADVKKAIPALVHLTSMLGDPAVRYRGTIGGSIANNDPAADYPAAVLALDATVKTNKRSIEADDFFKGLFTTALQDGEIITQVAFPIPAKAGYAKMRHPASRFALTGVFVAKTRAGDVRVAATGASQNGVMRVGAIEAALEADWSASALDAIRIPDAGMIADIHGSAAYRANLVRVMAQRAVQQAG